The Streptomyces sp. NBC_00306 sequence GGGTGCGGCGCCCGCTGCCGCTCGCCAAGGCGCTCGACGACGTCATCCTCGCGTACGAGATGAACGGTGAACCCCTGCCGTACGACCACGGCTTTCCCGTCCGCGTGATCGTCCCCTCCTGGATCGGGATCGCCTCGATCAAATGGCTGGGGGACATCGAGGTCAGCTACACACCGCTCGCCTCGCCGTGGAACACGGACTTCTACCGCCTTTTCGGGCCCGCACACCCGCCCGGCGGCAGTGCTCCGCTCACTCGCCAGACGATCAAGAGCGCCATCGAGCTGCCCTTCGGCGCGACCCTCGAAGCGGGCCGGACCCTTCGGCTGACCGGCCGGGCCTGGTCGGCCGCCGCCCCGGTGCGCGAGGTCGAGATCAGCACCGACGGCGGGAGCCACTGGCGCCGGACCCGGCTGCGCGACACTCCACGGCGCAACGGCTGGGTCCGCTGGACCGCCGACTGGAGACCGCGCAGCACCGGCCCGGCCGACCTGCTCGCCCGGACGACGGACCGCTCGGGCAACACCCAGCCGGCGCGGTCGGTCCACAACACCCAGGGCTATCTCTTCGACGCGGTGGTCCGCCATCCCGTCACCGTCGTCTGACGCCCCTGCTGCGTTCGCGCGGACCGGCTCTCCCGCACGGCGGGCTCGGGCAAACCTCCGTATAAAGGGCTCGTGGGCCGGGCGGGCCCTCGGGACACGAACGGCGGAGGCGGCGGCATGCAGCGGACGGAGCCGGAAGGCCGCGGACCTGTCCGCTACGGACCGCCGGCGCCCGAACCGGGACTCCCCGTCCTGCCCGAGCTCGCCGAGGCGACCGCCGCGGCGGCCGCACGGCCCGTGGGCGAGCCGCCGGGCGGCGGCGCCGAGCTGCGGGAAGCGGCCTGCGGCTACTGGTCGCGGCGCGGGCTGCGCAGCCGGTCCGACGAGGTCGTCGCCGCCTCCGGCCCTCAGCCCCTGCTGTTCGCCCTCATCGCCGCCCACCGCGGGGACGTGCTGCTGCCCCGGCCCTGCCCCGCATGGTGGACCCCGCAGGCCCGGCTCCTCGGCCGGCCCGCCTACCACGTGCCGACCCCGGCGGAGTGCGGCGGCGTGCCCGACCCGTACGCGCTGCTGGAGACCGTGCGACGGGTGCGGGCGGAGGGCGGCGACCCGGGGCTGCTGCTGCTCTCCGTCGCCGACGACCCCACCGCGACCGTGGCGCCGCCCGAGCTCATGCGCGAGGCCTGCGAGGCTGCCGTCGCCGAGGGCCTGCTCATCATCAGCGACGAGACCTGGCGGGACACCCTCCACCGGCTGCACGAGACGGTGCTGGTGAGCCCGGCGGAGATGTGCCCGGGAGAGGTCACCGTGCTCAGCGATCTGGCCGGCGGGCTGATGCCCGCCTCGTGGCCGGTCGCCGTCGCCCGGTTCCCCCCGACGGACCAGGGGGCCGCCCGGCGCGCCAGAACCCTCGACATCCTCACCGCCCTCGGCGCCGTGGTGGCGGAACCCGTCGCGGCCGCCGCCGCCCTGGCACTGGACGAGCCCGCGCCCGTCGTCACCAGGTCGGAGCAGGCGGCCGGGCTGTACGGGGCGGTGACCACCGCGATGCACCACGCCGTGCTCGTCTCCGGAGCGGTCGCCCGCCCGCCGCAGGCCGGCCGGCATCTCTACGCCGACCTCGGCCCGCTGCGCGCCCCCCTCGCCCGGCTGGGTGTGACCGACTCCATGGAGCTCGAGGAGTATCTGAGCGACCGTCTCGGGTCACCCGCGCCCGGCGGGCACCGGTTCGGTGACGAGCTGGGTGAGCTGCGGGTGCGGCTGGCCGCGGGGCCGCTGCTGGGCGCCGGCCCCGAACAGCGTCAGGCATCCCTCACCTCACCGGCGCCCCTGGAATTGCCGCACGTATCCAGGGCATTGAGCATTCTTGGAACGGCCTTCGACGAACTGCGTTGAACGGAGCCCCGGATGACGGAACAGACCGAACAGGCGGAGCACTCGGGACAGGCAGACCGGACCGACCAGGCGCCCGGGGCGGCGGACCGTGCGGGGGCGGCGGGACCGGCCCTCACCACCCCGGAGCCCACCGCGTCCCTGACCGCCGGCGTACGGCCGCAGCTCCGGACCCGTCCGATCGGCGAGATCCGTCACTGGCCCCG is a genomic window containing:
- a CDS encoding aminotransferase class I/II-fold pyridoxal phosphate-dependent enzyme translates to MQRTEPEGRGPVRYGPPAPEPGLPVLPELAEATAAAAARPVGEPPGGGAELREAACGYWSRRGLRSRSDEVVAASGPQPLLFALIAAHRGDVLLPRPCPAWWTPQARLLGRPAYHVPTPAECGGVPDPYALLETVRRVRAEGGDPGLLLLSVADDPTATVAPPELMREACEAAVAEGLLIISDETWRDTLHRLHETVLVSPAEMCPGEVTVLSDLAGGLMPASWPVAVARFPPTDQGAARRARTLDILTALGAVVAEPVAAAAALALDEPAPVVTRSEQAAGLYGAVTTAMHHAVLVSGAVARPPQAGRHLYADLGPLRAPLARLGVTDSMELEEYLSDRLGSPAPGGHRFGDELGELRVRLAAGPLLGAGPEQRQASLTSPAPLELPHVSRALSILGTAFDELR
- a CDS encoding sulfite oxidase; translated protein: MISALNRRDLLRLLVAAPAAAHLPAVAPAAAAPAGPAAPGILKPLPPEIFTVRGTNAETNPAALRTTGLLAPADHFFVRNHTSTPRIAESDWKLTVWGSGLHGRRPVDFSYGRLRSLPSVTRTAVVECAGNGRSFYTTQQGEPVTGTAWTLGAIGAARWRGVRLRDVLHHAGVSSSAVDVMPRGLDDPFVSSGVDLGRVRRPLPLAKALDDVILAYEMNGEPLPYDHGFPVRVIVPSWIGIASIKWLGDIEVSYTPLASPWNTDFYRLFGPAHPPGGSAPLTRQTIKSAIELPFGATLEAGRTLRLTGRAWSAAAPVREVEISTDGGSHWRRTRLRDTPRRNGWVRWTADWRPRSTGPADLLARTTDRSGNTQPARSVHNTQGYLFDAVVRHPVTVV